One Kryptolebias marmoratus isolate JLee-2015 linkage group LG21, ASM164957v2, whole genome shotgun sequence DNA segment encodes these proteins:
- the prlh2 gene encoding prolactin releasing hormone 2, producing the protein MSTMDIYKLGAHLLSKKDSKAPSAEFSPLPKSRCLARLHSMLPGREADVRRHCVLTSRWLPAALVLLLLLSCSLSRAHSTTVEHDFHIVHNVDNRSPEIDPFWYVGRGVRPIGRFGKRHSSVDALDSSEMQPVVRTLELLLNSLRNKEHLGKVLDGEDRDWIP; encoded by the exons ATGAGCACCATGGATATATATAAGCTGGGGGCACACCTGCTCTCCAAAAAAGACTCCAAAGCTCCATCAGCTGAGTTCAGCCCGTTACCAAAGTCCAGG TGCCTTGCCCGTCTCCACAGCATGCTGCCCGGGAGGGAGGCTGACGTCCGGCGGCACTGCGTCCTGACGAGCCGCTGGCTGCCCGCAGCTCTggtgctgctcctcctcctctcctgcagcCTCAGCCGCGCTCACAGCACCACGGTGGAGCACGACTTCCACATCGTTCACAACGTCGACAACAGAA GTCCAGAGATAGACCCGTTCTGGTACGTGGGGCGTGGGGTGAGACCCATCGGGCGCTTTGGGAAGAGGCACAGCAGTGTGGACGCACTGGACAGCAGTGAGATGCAGCCCGTCGTCAGGActttggagctgctgctcaaCAGCCTCAGAAATAAGGAACACCTTGGAAAAGTACTCGATGGAGAGGACAGAGATTGGATACCATGA
- the shrprbck1r gene encoding ranBP-type and C3HC4-type zinc finger-containing protein 1, whose product MSLSSGGWAQTPGLTPDQSAAVQPTNYNGDNEASSTQLGCQTVLMSVRVSVCHSGIRPLRLPGAGDESLRLQLSMDPGKSGEFRLSLQDTSGAGRSATIAEFDLRSVNYELKSPKCHELVLAAPPHDRISFNFRCEREAQEWATVLTSAMKEAHRVAPEENSSQHLSNGLQFQSASALQKTEDACIELSRAIEAGDAQSSSVFAAALARQNAVLKIQPSAKDYEDTEINLAVVVEDSSSSCCVTVKVFPLMTTASLKQQMFLEYGFHPRVQQWIIGQCLCSDQRTLASYGVHQDGDTAFLYLLSARHSRLTLQDLQQDQESALLRSPPLSFQNPPVTAKSTNGPLFQDGRPYTTLPPRLQSNFKNGKSERQNIGELRDLINLEMPQLSEALSPSTSSTQGWSCPSCTYINKPTRPGCEICSTNRPESYVVPGGYQPDALELRRLQQEKEAVRQYQQAREKERMENFARLVRLDGQDLVPNPDPVDCRICYTDLPPGEGVLLRECLHCFCRECLRSVIMLSEEPEVACPYRDDTYSCAGSLQEREIRALLPAEEYERWLQRGLSVAESRCEGSYHCASPDCVGWCVYEDTVNVFHCPVCRKHNCLICKAIHEGMNCKQYQDDLAARAINDSAARRTTHLLKTLVQSGEAMHCPQCGIIVQKRDGCDWLRCTVCHTEICWVTRGPRWGPKGPGDTSGGCRCNVNNQKCHPKCQNCH is encoded by the exons ATGTCGCTGAGTTCGGGCGGTTGGGCTCAAACTCCCGGCCTCACACCGGACCAGTCCGCCGCCGTCCAGCCCACCAACTATAACGGCGACAATGAGGCCTCGTCGACCCAGCTCGGGTGCCAGACCGTCCTCATGTCGGTTCGGGTGTCCGTGTGCCATTCTGGGATTCGGCCGCTGCGTCTACCGGGAGCGGGTGACGAGTCGCTCCGCCTGCAGCTCAGCATGGACCCGGGGAAGTCCGGGGAATTCCGGCTGTCGCTGCAGGACACCAGCGGGGCTGGACGGAGCGCG accATCGCCGAGTTTGATCTCAGGTCCGTAAACTACGAGCTGAAGTCGCCAAAGTGTCACGAGCTGGTTCTGGCCGCACCGCCGCACGACCGCATCAGCTTCAACTTCCGCTGCGAGCGGGAGGCGCAGGAGTGGGCCACTGTGCTCACGTCAGCAATGAAAGAAGCACACAGAG TTGCACCTGAAGAAAACTCCTCTCAGCACCTTTCCAACGGTCTCCAGTTTCAGAGCGCCTCGGCTTTGCAAAAAACAG AGGACGCTTGCATCGAGCTGAGCAGAGCCATCGAGGCGGGGGACGCGCAGTCTTCATCTGTCTTTGCCGCTGCACTCGCCCGACAAAACGCAGTCCTGAAGATCCAGCCCTCTGCTAAAGACTACGAAGACACTGAAATCAA TTTGGCTGTTGTAGTGGAGGATTCCTCCTCATCTTGTTGTGTCACTGTGAAAGTTTTCCCACTCATGACTACTGCATCGTTAAAACAGCAG ATGTTCCTTGAATACGGCTTTCACCCGCGAGTGCAGCAGTGGATCATCGGTCAGTGCTTGTGCTCCGACCAGCGAACCCTTGCCTCGTACGGCGTTCATCAGGACGGCGACACGGCCTTCCTGTACCTGCTGTCCGCCCGCCACTCCCGCCTCACTCTCCAGGACCTGCAGCAGGACCAGGAGAGCGCGCTCCTCCGCAGTCCCCCTCTGTCTTTTCAAAACCCTCCAGTCACGGCAAAATCCACAAACGGGCCTTTGTTCCAGGACGGGAGGCCGTACACCACCCTACCTCCAAGACTCCAGAGCAACTTCAAGAATG GGAAGTCAGAGAGACAAAACATCGGTGAGCTCAGAGATCTCATCAACCTGGAAATGCCTCAGCTCAGTGAGGCGCTGAGTCCCAGCACATCTTCCACTCAG GGTTGGTCGTGTCCTTCTTGCACATACATAAACAAGCCGACGCGGCCGGGCTGTGAGATCTGCAGCACCAACCGCCCCGAGAGCTACGTCGTCCCGGGGGGGTACCAACCCGATGCGCTGGAGCTCCGACGACTGCAGCAGGAGAAGGAGGCCGTCAGGCAGTACCAGCAG GCAAGGGAGAAGGAGAGAATGGAGAATTTTGCCCGTCTTGTGAGGCTGGACGGTCAGGACCTGGTTCCGAACCCCGACCCCGTAGACTGCAGGATTTGCTACACGGATCTACCACCAGGAGAGGGTGTCCTGCTGAGGGAGTGCCTGCACTGTTTCTGCAG GGAGTGCTTACGCTCCGTGATCATGCTGAGCGAGGAGCCCGAGGTGGCCTGTCCCTACAGAGATGACACGTACTCCTGTGCCGGTTCTCTGCAGGAGAGGGAGATTCGAGCC ctgttgCCAGCGGAGGAGTACGAGCGGTGGCTGCAGAGAGGCCTGTCGGTGGCGGAGTCCCGGTGTGAAGGCAGCTATCACTGCGCGTCTCCTGACTGTGTGGGATGGTGTGTGTACGAGGACACTGTCAATGTCTTCCACTGCCCCGTCTGTAGGAAACACAACTGCCTCATTTGCAAG GCTATCCACGAAGGAATGAACTGCAAGCAGTATCAGGATGATCTTGCAGCACGAGCTATAAATGACTCCGCTGCCAGGAGGACGACACACCTACTGAAG ACTCTTGTGCAGTCGGGGGAGGCCATGCACTGTCCTCAGTGTGGGATCATCGTGCAGAAGAGAGATGGATGCGATTGGCTGCGCTGCACCGTCTGTCACACTGAGATTTGCTGGGTAACCAGGGGGCCTCGCTGGGGGCCGAAG GGTCCTGGAGACACCAGCGGAGGATGTCGATGCAACGTCAACAATCAGAAATGTCATCCAAAGTGTCAGAACTGTCACTGA